The proteins below come from a single Nostoc sp. KVJ3 genomic window:
- a CDS encoding lipase family protein, producing the protein MTSLSNSNEPLERVDIALFDSRYEGFDASVAQELAELLQKAYKQFDQFVADEKAKKPLVQRSKLQLGGNYQLRSELYENGIPFGFVASKASSNDVFVVFRGTKTFAEWFKDANIPLVSYSDGKNREGNILRVVGESIQLIESPILIPNTNGFGRVTVGFRQIYTALRQAMIDALNLCDKDSRIFVTGHSLGGALATLALPDILTNTQFNKLREVTLYTFASPRCGDREFAIKFQDIGIRHWRIANTEDFVTMIPFPTGNIFKATRALPPDQEELAIGDGEVTSKIDKPRNPNPLFGFFEAMYNRSGEIYNNRKRRMPDYVHTGTPVCFTIHAAALEQHHNLEEIYMRGILRFK; encoded by the coding sequence ATGACTTCTTTATCGAATTCAAATGAACCACTTGAACGGGTAGATATAGCTCTTTTTGATTCACGATATGAAGGATTTGATGCTTCTGTAGCTCAAGAGCTAGCAGAATTACTTCAAAAAGCATATAAGCAGTTTGATCAGTTTGTTGCTGACGAAAAAGCAAAGAAGCCGCTTGTGCAAAGAAGCAAACTACAGCTTGGTGGAAATTACCAGTTGAGGAGTGAGCTTTACGAGAACGGTATCCCCTTTGGTTTTGTTGCTTCTAAAGCCAGCAGTAATGATGTATTTGTCGTTTTTCGTGGCACAAAAACTTTTGCTGAGTGGTTTAAAGATGCCAATATTCCGCTTGTTTCCTATAGTGACGGCAAAAATCGAGAAGGGAATATTTTGAGAGTGGTTGGGGAATCAATACAACTAATCGAGTCTCCAATTTTGATTCCAAACACTAATGGTTTTGGTCGTGTAACGGTAGGTTTTAGGCAAATATACACCGCCTTACGCCAAGCGATGATTGACGCACTTAACCTCTGTGATAAAGATTCCCGGATTTTTGTAACAGGACACAGCCTTGGTGGTGCATTAGCAACTTTAGCGCTTCCAGATATTCTCACTAACACCCAATTTAATAAGCTTAGAGAAGTTACTTTATATACTTTTGCCAGTCCCCGATGTGGAGACAGAGAATTTGCTATTAAGTTTCAAGACATAGGTATAAGGCATTGGAGAATTGCTAATACTGAAGATTTTGTAACGATGATTCCGTTTCCTACAGGAAATATTTTCAAAGCAACAAGAGCATTACCCCCAGATCAAGAAGAGCTAGCAATTGGGGATGGAGAAGTGACCTCAAAAATAGATAAACCAAGAAATCCAAATCCACTTTTTGGTTTCTTTGAGGCAATGTATAACCGAAGCGGGGAAATATATAACAATCGAAAAAGAAGGATGCCAGATTACGTGCATACAGGCACACCAGTTTGTTTTACGATTCATGCAGCCGCTTTAGAACAGCACCATAATTTAGAAGAAATTTATATGCGTGGAATCTTGAGATTTAAGTAG
- a CDS encoding response regulator — MEPALPLAGLNILVVDDDDDSRFYITTVLEADGASIMAVASAAVALKVLPELQPDVLICDIAMPGEDGYTLIRKIRALNPDILGRIPAIALTAYGDSEYRSRALEAGFQTHVAKPVDPGELVAIVANLLASYKS, encoded by the coding sequence ATGGAACCTGCTCTGCCCCTTGCTGGCTTAAACATCCTCGTAGTTGATGATGATGACGATAGCCGCTTTTACATTACCACCGTGTTAGAAGCTGATGGAGCAAGTATCATGGCAGTTGCATCGGCGGCGGTAGCATTGAAAGTACTACCTGAGTTACAGCCAGATGTTTTAATTTGTGATATTGCTATGCCTGGTGAAGATGGCTACACCCTCATTCGTAAAATCCGGGCGCTGAATCCTGATATTTTGGGAAGAATCCCTGCGATCGCCTTAACTGCTTATGGCGATAGCGAGTATCGTAGCCGTGCGCTAGAAGCGGGCTTTCAGACTCATGTGGCTAAACCAGTTGATCCGGGAGAACTAGTTGCGATCGTCGCTAATTTGCTTGCTTCTTATAAGAGTTAA
- a CDS encoding DUF6887 family protein gives MSRINYDLMSDVELKQYFLKHRGDQAAFQAYLDRINQRPRRIVASPNDPDFDEKVQAAIRQKLEAARSSSQHNTASEQTDQE, from the coding sequence ATGAGCCGAATTAATTACGATTTAATGTCTGATGTTGAATTGAAACAGTATTTTCTCAAGCATCGGGGAGATCAAGCTGCTTTTCAAGCATACTTGGACAGGATTAATCAGCGTCCGCGTAGGATTGTCGCAAGCCCCAACGATCCCGATTTTGATGAGAAGGTTCAAGCAGCGATTCGCCAAAAGCTAGAAGCCGCTAGAAGCAGTAGTCAGCATAATACTGCGTCTGAGCAGACTGACCAAGAGTGA
- a CDS encoding cation diffusion facilitator family transporter gives MIYDNRAEVRKVLIITLLLNLFVLGLKAVVGYWTGSLSLLADALHSVTDSANNVLGLIASKFSSPQPDREHPYGHGKFEAVGALGIASFLGIACFEILQGAMERILKGGGEPVRISPPELWLLLIVLGVNIFVAFYERAVGKRVGSSILIADATHTMSDIWVTISVIAGLIGVWLGYQWMDLVLAFPVALLVFWSGWSVLKENLPWLVDQMAIAPEVIHAIATSVPGVINCHAIASRGVLGRQVFIEMHLIVDAPDVETAHHITEEVESRLEEKFRPVRILIHIEPPAYKSEQISFETGAN, from the coding sequence ATGATTTACGATAACCGCGCCGAAGTGCGAAAGGTTTTAATTATTACCTTACTACTCAATCTGTTTGTACTGGGATTGAAAGCAGTTGTGGGTTACTGGACAGGTTCCTTGAGTTTGCTAGCTGATGCCTTGCATAGTGTGACAGATAGCGCCAACAACGTTTTAGGATTAATTGCGAGTAAATTTTCTTCTCCACAACCCGATCGCGAGCATCCCTACGGACACGGCAAGTTTGAAGCTGTGGGAGCTTTAGGAATTGCCTCATTTTTAGGAATAGCCTGTTTTGAAATTTTGCAAGGAGCAATGGAGCGAATTCTCAAAGGTGGTGGTGAACCTGTGAGAATATCACCCCCTGAGTTGTGGTTATTACTAATTGTCCTGGGTGTGAATATTTTTGTGGCGTTTTATGAACGTGCTGTAGGTAAGCGGGTAGGTAGCTCGATTCTGATCGCTGACGCTACGCATACCATGAGCGACATTTGGGTGACAATCTCTGTAATTGCTGGCTTGATCGGAGTTTGGTTAGGTTATCAATGGATGGATCTGGTGTTAGCTTTTCCTGTCGCGTTGTTGGTATTTTGGAGTGGTTGGTCAGTTTTAAAAGAGAACTTGCCTTGGCTTGTAGATCAAATGGCGATCGCACCAGAAGTAATTCATGCGATTGCTACCTCTGTTCCAGGTGTAATTAACTGTCATGCGATCGCTTCTCGCGGTGTTCTTGGTCGTCAAGTGTTCATTGAAATGCATTTAATAGTAGATGCACCAGACGTAGAAACTGCCCACCACATCACCGAAGAAGTAGAAAGCCGATTAGAAGAAAAGTTCCGTCCAGTCAGGATTTTAATTCACATCGAGCCACCAGCATATAAGTCTGAGCAAATTAGCTTTGAGACTGGAGCGAACTAA
- a CDS encoding DUF1304 domain-containing protein — protein MQIIATISVIFVAVVHIIISVVEIFLWGNPFVHQRLGFTADGAELVAPIVKNAGLYNSFIAAGLIWGAFAKSDFLSVRVFFLVCVVIAGIFGALTLKKTTFVLQTLPASIALIFVWLAFIEAKG, from the coding sequence GTGCAAATCATTGCCACTATCAGCGTTATATTTGTTGCGGTCGTGCATATTATTATCTCAGTAGTAGAAATATTTTTGTGGGGAAATCCTTTTGTTCATCAAAGGCTTGGATTTACAGCCGACGGTGCAGAGCTAGTGGCTCCAATTGTTAAAAATGCAGGACTATATAACAGCTTTATTGCCGCTGGCTTAATCTGGGGAGCATTTGCTAAAAGCGATTTCCTATCAGTTCGGGTCTTCTTTCTGGTATGTGTTGTGATTGCAGGTATCTTTGGCGCATTAACTCTAAAAAAGACAACTTTTGTACTTCAGACACTTCCTGCATCCATTGCGTTGATTTTTGTTTGGTTGGCTTTTATTGAAGCCAAGGGATAA
- a CDS encoding DUF6888 family protein produces MPTAAQVASLYRISYQLTYIMLQPTYLICVDNRTRNVYILAGYDEEIEFQILPNGELSDEPN; encoded by the coding sequence ATGCCTACTGCTGCTCAAGTAGCAAGTTTGTATCGTATTAGTTATCAACTGACGTACATCATGCTTCAGCCCACATATCTCATTTGTGTTGATAATCGGACTCGTAATGTATACATTCTTGCTGGGTATGACGAAGAGATTGAATTCCAGATTTTACCCAACGGAGAGTTGTCTGATGAGCCGAATTAA
- the guaA gene encoding glutamine-hydrolyzing GMP synthase, which yields MNTAVTLPTEQAPQTLENVGRLNRQLIVILDFGSQYSELIARRIRETQVYSEVLSYRTTSEQLRQLNPKGIILSGGPSSVYGDNAPHCHPEIWNLGIPVLGVCYGMQLMVNQLGGEVAKADRGEYGKASLYIDDPTDLLTNVEDGTTMWMSHGDSVTQMPSGFELLAHTENTPCAAIADHERKLYGVQFHPEVVHSLGGIALIRNFVYHICDCEPTWTTAAFVEEAIREIRTRVGEKRVLLALSGGVDSSTLAFLLYKAIGEQLTCVFIDQGFMRKYEPERLVKLFQEQFHIPVEYVNARDRFLAKVAGVTDPEEKRRRIGHEFINVFEETSKRLGHFDYLAQGTLYPDVIESADTNADPQTGERVAVKIKSHHNVGGLPKDLRFKLVEPLRKLFKDEVRKVGRSIGLPEEIVQRQPFPGPGLAIRILGEVTSDRLNILRDADLIVRQEINQRGMYHDFWQAFAVLLPIRSVGVMGDQRTYAYPIVLRIVTSEDGMTADWARVPYDVLEVISTRIVNEVKGVNRVVYDITSKPPGTIEWE from the coding sequence ATGAATACAGCGGTGACTCTACCAACTGAACAAGCGCCCCAAACATTGGAAAATGTTGGGCGGCTCAATCGCCAATTGATTGTAATTCTAGACTTCGGCTCTCAATATTCTGAATTGATTGCCCGTCGCATCCGCGAGACTCAAGTATACTCTGAAGTTTTATCCTATCGCACTACTTCGGAACAATTACGCCAACTAAATCCCAAGGGAATCATCCTCTCTGGTGGGCCGAGTTCGGTTTATGGTGATAACGCTCCCCATTGTCACCCAGAAATCTGGAATTTGGGAATACCCGTCTTGGGTGTTTGCTATGGGATGCAGCTAATGGTAAACCAACTCGGTGGGGAAGTGGCAAAGGCTGACCGAGGTGAGTACGGCAAAGCATCATTATATATTGACGATCCCACAGATTTGCTAACTAATGTTGAAGATGGCACTACCATGTGGATGAGTCACGGAGACTCTGTTACCCAAATGCCATCAGGGTTTGAATTGCTGGCACATACAGAAAATACCCCCTGTGCTGCGATCGCCGATCACGAAAGGAAACTTTACGGGGTTCAATTCCATCCAGAGGTGGTGCATTCTCTTGGCGGAATTGCATTAATCCGTAATTTTGTCTATCATATCTGCGATTGCGAACCGACTTGGACAACTGCGGCTTTTGTTGAAGAGGCGATTCGGGAAATTCGCACCAGAGTTGGTGAGAAGCGGGTGCTATTGGCGCTGTCTGGGGGAGTTGATTCTTCAACCCTGGCGTTCTTGCTCTATAAAGCCATTGGTGAACAACTAACTTGCGTCTTTATCGATCAAGGCTTTATGCGAAAGTATGAGCCGGAGCGATTGGTAAAGCTGTTCCAAGAGCAGTTTCACATTCCTGTAGAGTATGTAAATGCCCGCGATCGCTTTTTAGCTAAGGTTGCTGGTGTTACAGATCCTGAAGAAAAACGCCGCCGCATTGGACATGAGTTTATCAATGTATTTGAGGAAACCTCCAAGCGCCTCGGTCACTTTGACTATCTGGCTCAAGGGACTCTTTACCCAGATGTGATCGAATCTGCTGATACTAACGCTGATCCCCAAACTGGTGAGCGGGTAGCGGTGAAAATTAAGAGTCATCACAATGTTGGCGGTTTGCCCAAAGACCTAAGATTTAAATTGGTGGAACCACTGCGGAAACTATTTAAAGATGAAGTCCGCAAAGTTGGGCGTTCCATCGGTTTACCAGAAGAAATTGTCCAACGACAACCTTTTCCTGGTCCTGGTTTGGCAATTCGCATTCTGGGCGAAGTGACATCCGATCGGTTAAATATTTTGCGCGATGCTGATTTGATTGTGCGGCAAGAAATTAACCAACGCGGTATGTATCATGATTTTTGGCAAGCATTTGCTGTATTGCTACCAATTCGTAGTGTTGGCGTTATGGGCGATCAACGTACTTACGCTTACCCCATCGTCTTGCGGATTGTCACCAGTGAAGATGGCATGACTGCTGATTGGGCAAGAGTGCCTTACGATGTCCTGGAAGTGATTTCCACGCGAATTGTGAATGAGGTGAAAGGGGTGAATCGGGTGGTTTATGACATCACATCTAAGCCGCCTGGAACCATTGAATGGGAGTAA
- the cbiD gene encoding cobalt-precorrin-5B (C(1))-methyltransferase CbiD, with protein MSRSGYTLPVFACAAAVAALHWLRDRKPLTFASIDLIEPAQIAEIPIEQVAGLSENTALAITRSDPGDNLDLTKNTPIWALVEWREQGDDAVIIKGGEGIGRQLNADDKPAIYAYAQRLLKENLQRLLAPGEKITVTIILPEGRSLAVRTSNSAFGVVEGLSLLGTTGISQPLSTPDQLAVFRGELQNKASRFESLVFCIGENGLDLARKLGINPEQLVKTANWLGPMLVEADVLGVKEILLFGYHGKLMKLAGGIFHTHHYLADGRREILAAHCAIAGLKSPDIQVVFNSATAEAALTYLKSLDAATGSDWVNQVYNAIAETIDVRSQEYIQSHSEKGTAVTVCGSILFDRDRKIIVKSKTAGLLMGKLC; from the coding sequence ATGTCCCGTTCTGGATACACACTTCCCGTTTTTGCCTGCGCTGCTGCTGTTGCAGCTTTACATTGGTTACGCGATCGCAAACCCCTAACTTTTGCCTCTATAGATTTGATTGAACCCGCTCAAATCGCCGAAATCCCAATTGAACAGGTAGCAGGGCTATCTGAGAATACAGCTTTAGCAATAACTCGCAGCGATCCTGGTGATAATCTCGATTTGACTAAAAATACACCGATTTGGGCATTGGTGGAATGGCGAGAACAGGGTGATGATGCTGTAATTATTAAAGGTGGCGAAGGGATTGGTAGGCAATTAAATGCTGATGACAAACCTGCTATTTATGCTTACGCTCAAAGGCTCTTAAAAGAAAACTTACAACGGCTGCTAGCACCTGGGGAAAAAATCACGGTGACGATTATTCTACCTGAAGGGCGATCGCTAGCTGTTCGGACTTCAAATTCTGCTTTTGGTGTGGTTGAAGGACTTTCGCTTTTAGGCACAACTGGTATTTCTCAACCCTTAAGTACACCCGATCAGCTTGCAGTTTTTCGGGGGGAATTACAAAATAAAGCTAGTCGTTTTGAGAGTTTAGTATTCTGTATCGGCGAGAATGGCCTAGATTTGGCGCGTAAACTAGGGATTAATCCTGAACAATTGGTCAAAACTGCTAACTGGCTTGGCCCAATGTTAGTAGAAGCTGATGTGCTAGGCGTGAAAGAAATCTTATTATTTGGCTATCACGGGAAACTGATGAAGTTGGCGGGGGGAATTTTTCACACTCATCACTACTTGGCTGATGGAAGGCGAGAAATTTTGGCAGCGCACTGTGCGATCGCAGGTTTAAAATCACCTGATATCCAAGTTGTGTTTAATAGTGCTACCGCCGAAGCAGCCTTAACATACCTAAAATCGCTTGATGCTGCAACCGGTAGTGATTGGGTAAATCAAGTTTACAATGCGATCGCAGAAACCATTGATGTTCGTTCTCAAGAATACATTCAAAGCCATAGCGAAAAGGGCACAGCAGTTACAGTCTGTGGCTCGATTCTGTTTGATCGCGATCGCAAAATTATCGTGAAGAGTAAAACTGCTGGTCTGTTAATGGGAAAATTATGTTAA